A window from Candidatus Bathyarchaeota archaeon encodes these proteins:
- a CDS encoding Gfo/Idh/MocA family oxidoreductase, with translation MSTVNVAIIGCGWAAESHISAWRQVKNYNVISVVDINETLASKTATKWNIPSNYSSMTEALKQQNVDIIDICTPPKAHRPLAVEAMDKGKSIQIEKPLTMTIKEAKEIVDCQNKTGLMAGVVYNWLFEPCVMEATDAVKKGEIGEVINVEIQAPMLPTDSMAANEQHWSHKLPGGRFGEFLLHPIYILRNFLGDELNPVSVAVSKIGNIPWMKYDELTAILSHKGRFATIYASFNSPFPGIFINIYGTEGLIRLDVINSIYMILPKIDVTTKTSRLGVYSRESGQLTKSVVKNLGLYASRKWMSGHEKCLKMYAESYLNHGQPPVTLEDSYKDTIVLEKMCNLIDANEP, from the coding sequence ATGAGCACGGTTAATGTTGCCATAATAGGCTGCGGATGGGCCGCAGAAAGCCACATATCAGCATGGAGACAAGTCAAAAACTACAACGTAATATCCGTAGTAGACATTAACGAAACCCTGGCCTCAAAAACAGCAACAAAATGGAACATCCCCTCAAACTACTCATCCATGACGGAAGCCCTAAAACAGCAAAACGTCGACATCATCGACATCTGCACACCCCCCAAAGCTCACAGACCCCTAGCAGTTGAAGCCATGGACAAAGGCAAATCCATCCAAATTGAGAAGCCGCTAACTATGACCATAAAAGAAGCAAAAGAAATCGTAGATTGCCAAAACAAGACCGGCTTAATGGCAGGAGTTGTTTATAATTGGCTGTTTGAGCCATGCGTTATGGAAGCCACCGACGCCGTAAAAAAAGGGGAAATAGGTGAAGTCATTAACGTAGAAATCCAAGCCCCCATGCTCCCGACCGATTCAATGGCGGCCAATGAACAACACTGGAGCCACAAGCTGCCGGGGGGAAGATTCGGCGAGTTCCTCTTGCACCCCATATACATATTGAGGAACTTTTTAGGCGATGAACTCAACCCAGTTAGCGTCGCGGTAAGCAAAATAGGAAACATCCCATGGATGAAATACGACGAGCTGACCGCCATCTTAAGCCATAAGGGCAGATTTGCAACAATCTACGCCTCGTTTAATTCGCCCTTTCCAGGAATCTTCATCAACATATATGGCACAGAAGGGCTCATACGGCTGGATGTTATAAACTCAATCTACATGATACTTCCCAAAATTGATGTGACAACCAAAACTAGCAGGTTAGGAGTATATTCACGTGAGTCTGGGCAACTCACTAAATCAGTAGTCAAAAACCTCGGGTTATACGCATCCAGAAAATGGATGTCGGGACACGAAAAATGCTTGAAAATGTATGCCGAAAGTTACCTCAATCACGGCCAGCCTCCAGTCACCCTTGAAGATTCCTACAAGGACACCATAGTGCTAGAAAAAATGTGTAACCTTATCGACGCAAACGAACCCTGA
- a CDS encoding class I SAM-dependent methyltransferase has protein sequence MVLKEEEPYRAKNDLQAHAILTQKIQQYLGRDFLAEPRVILDLGCGKHFPHTLLFALDGHHVVGLDSSYIFQRPSLGNYFASLKANGFVETSRFVQLDLTHKRINYQKILLNHQHYEAIPGLCFHQDNVELLTTIKDNSADIVVSKDLFEHLEHPELAVKRIFEVLKNGGITVNIIHLFTSISGGHNPQWANFSEFEPWDHLRGCKFVLPAHLNKFRAKRFVEAFSNYFEVHVSYSSPSTPKASDVMSDQIWSELTKKIPDLHREEVLNEKLVIVGLKRS, from the coding sequence ATGGTTCTCAAAGAAGAAGAACCCTATAGGGCAAAAAACGACCTCCAAGCACACGCCATCCTTACCCAGAAAATCCAGCAATATTTAGGCAGGGACTTTTTGGCGGAACCGCGAGTAATACTGGATTTGGGGTGCGGCAAACATTTCCCGCATACGTTACTGTTTGCGCTCGATGGTCACCACGTAGTGGGGCTTGACAGTTCCTACATATTTCAGCGACCTTCTCTGGGTAACTACTTTGCTTCTCTTAAGGCAAATGGTTTTGTTGAAACCTCGCGTTTTGTTCAGCTTGATTTAACCCACAAAAGGATCAATTACCAAAAAATTCTGTTAAACCACCAGCATTATGAGGCAATCCCCGGATTATGTTTTCATCAAGACAACGTAGAGTTGCTGACAACAATAAAGGACAACTCCGCCGATATTGTGGTGTCCAAAGATCTTTTTGAGCATCTTGAACACCCTGAGTTGGCTGTTAAACGAATTTTTGAAGTCTTAAAAAATGGGGGGATAACCGTAAACATTATTCACCTATTCACCAGCATCTCGGGCGGACATAACCCACAATGGGCTAATTTCTCGGAGTTTGAACCTTGGGATCATCTTCGAGGCTGCAAGTTTGTTTTGCCTGCTCATCTAAACAAGTTTAGGGCAAAACGTTTTGTGGAAGCTTTCTCAAACTATTTCGAAGTGCACGTTTCTTATTCTTCGCCGTCTACACCTAAGGCAAGCGATGTTATGTCTGATCAGATTTGGAGTGAGTTAACTAAAAAAATTCCTGATTTGCATAGAGAAGAAGTGTTGAATGAAAAACTGGTAATCGTTGGTTTAAAGCGTTCTTAA